CACCTCGAATGCGAGGTCGAGTTCCTGACTTGCCCAGTGCTTGAACTGTCCCGCGTACCCCTGGTCAGCCCAGATTTTCTCCAGGGTGGGCAATTCCCCCTTGACGGCTTGGACCAAGAGGCGACCACCGACCCGATCGTGCAGGTTCGCCGGGTGTACGACCACTTTGAGCAACAGGCCCAGGGTGTCGACCAGGATGTGCCGCTTGCGGCCATTGACCTTTTTGTTGCCGTCGAAGCCGCGTGGCCCGCCACTCTCCGTCGTTTTTGCGGACTGACTGTCAATGATCGCAGCGTGCGGATCGGGCGAACGCCCGATTCGCACACGATAGATCCGACGCAAAGCCGTGTTGATCCGCTCCCAGACCCCAGCCAGCCTGAGTTGACGGAAGTGGTA
The Deinococcus aerolatus DNA segment above includes these coding regions:
- a CDS encoding IS5 family transposase, whose protein sequence is MASQTYGSDLTDDEWGLLSEVWPPRSGRGAPPKWSTREIVNAVLYVLRGGIAWRALPHEFPPWETVYYHFRQLRLAGVWERINTALRRIYRVRIGRSPDPHAAIIDSQSAKTTESGGPRGFDGNKKVNGRKRHILVDTLGLLLKVVVHPANLHDRVGGRLLVQAVKGELPTLEKIWADQGYAGQFKHWASQELDLAFEVVYPWWRQLKRYMPEWLEAQEFDEKALVVLQKSRQKMAHPLRGSGTLEG